TGGATCTTTGAGGGATTGCTCAGACAAGCTGTAACAGTTATCCAGTAATAAAGGAGGTGTCACACAGTCCCAAAGATACAATAGAACAAGGCACCTGTTTAGATACTATGGCAATCAGAAACCTTAGATCAGCTGATCAGCAGTATGATGCCAGAGGGTTGCAGAGTTTCTTTGTATTCGCTACTGAAAACTAAACAATTGTGATGAGAACAATACATAATAGCAACATAATATAAGCTTTTgagtataataatacatttatcataaataaaattaaactttgaAAAGCCCAAAATAAGTACTAAACTCATGCCTTAAGCGAGTGTGCGATGATACGCTAGTCCGACACTCACAGCATACATGAATGTTATAGAACCTAACAACCCCCAACCCAACTTGGCTGGCACAGGTTCGTAAGAAGCACAGGCTAAAGGGAAGCTATCAGTCGACTTGTATGAATCTATTGATGCTGTTTCAGGGTAGTTGACTCCTTTTTGAGTACATTAAGAAGAGTCTGTGAGCTCTCAAGTATCTGAAATATATGGAGtagtgaaaataaaataattggaGATGTCATTGGAAACATGACCTTTGCTTGTTCCGACTTATAAAGACTGGGCCAAGTTTGGACACTGAAAAAGTCCAGGCAGTGAAAGTTGAGTATTGTACAGTACATTAAACAGTCTATATTGTTTCACACATATACTCCTAGGTTCCAATATGGTATAGgaaatacatatacagtacacaTGAGAGAGTAACATATGGTCATACCTACAATAGGGTACAGAATACTATTAATAGCAGTCAAATAAAAACCGAAAATTACAGGAAGACGGGAATTTTACAAACACGCATCGTCTGTCATGAGAACCACCTATCGATCGCAGTTGTCATTTTTCAGAATGACACGGCTACATCGAACAATCGACCGAACCACAGACAATTGAAATTCCAAGCACCCAAAGTCAGAAGAAGCAGGGGCGACTGTATACGCACTGCATGTAAACTTGTACAAGAAATATATTATGGTAAATACTTCAGAtaaataaaagcattttataaaactactatctttgaatgcctggcgttgcacgggtaataaaacagtTACCTAATGATTTTGAGTAACTCACCTGGAAAGCTAgaaatttttactaaaacaacaCCTGCATTTTaggccagcttaacaattgtTACACGTAACGTAACGTCAACAGTGCTAGTGATTAACCCCAAACAATCACTTTATGCATAAGTATCTTAACCAAagtaataactattactattattactatcactaagtaatgactatttgcccaatggatccattgtattccgtgtagcttaatggttaagttcgTCGCCTTTAGGTCTGGAGGTCTCGAGATCAACATTAGTGTTGTGTTGATTTTCAAAGATAGATTTTAATTGcaataactggacacagggtttaacaaaaagccAAACActaagaaatatagatatagatgTAGATGTATATACGGTATGTTGGACTCGATGTAAGACACAAATCTATAGGTTCTTAGAGTGAATCCACACTTTCGCTAAAGACAGCTGAATTAAGGTACAGCAGCAGTGATAGCTGCTTTGTATATCTGCTGCTGCTGACTTGTATATCTGCTGCTGCCGCCTTGTATATCTGCTGCTGACTTGTATATCTGCTGCTGCTTTGTATATCTGCTGCTTCTGCCTTGTATATCTGCTGCAGCTGACTTGTATATATGCTGCTGCCGCCTTGTATATCTGCTGCTGACTTGTATATCTGCTGCTGACTTGTATATCTGCTGCTGCCGCCTTGTATATCTGCTGCTGCCGCCTTGTATATCTGCTGCTTCTGCCTTGTATATCTGCTGCTGCCGCCTTGTATATCTGCTGCTGCCGCCTTGTATATCTGCTGCTGCCACCTTGTATATCTGCTGCTTCTGCCTTGTATGTCTGCTGCTGCCACCTTGTATACCTGCTGCTTCTGCTTTGTATATCTGCTGCTTCTGCCTTGTATATCTGCTGCTGCCGCCTTGTATATCTGCTGCTGCCGCCTTGTATATCTGCTGCTGCCTTGTATATCTGCTGCTGACTTGTATATCTGCTGTTGCCTTGTATATATGCTGCTGTATATATGCTGCTGTATATCTGCTGCTGCCTTGTATATCTGGTGCTGCCTTGTATATTTACTGCTGCTGCCTTGTATATCTGCTACTGTATGTCTTCTGCTGCCTTGTATATCTGCTGCTGCCTTGTGTATCTGCTGCTGCCACCTTGTATATCTGCTGCAGCTGCCTTGTATATCTGCTGCTGCCTTGTATAACTGCCGCTACCTTGTATACCCGGTGCTGCAGCCTTGTATATCTGGTGCTGTATAGGTGCTGCTGCGGCTTTGTGATAGTAGGTGTACAAGGCTGGTTCACAGCAACGGAGTTGTCCTCTTGACGATTATTAGTCAACTATGCACACTGTAGACCGATGGCATCGCCGAGGCATCCCGGATGTCAGAAAATATtccagctgtcaaactttccagATAGTTTGCCGAGCATCCACAACAGCCTGTGCACCACTTTAGTGATGGTGATTGGATGACATAGATTGCTTGATCTATGTTTCCACTCATGATAACTGCTGCAGGACTAGAATTTTATGGTTTCAGCATCCACATTGtatagtgagaatattatgCCGCGGACTATTTACTGATATTaacgcagatgggtttgtgatagtgtgaacaataTTATTACAGACGGTCACCAATGTTTAGTGAGATTAATGTCGACACACTGCGATATAATATGCACCAGCCTTTAGGTGAAGGTCACAGAGATAAGGGTTTAGTCAACTTTTTGTACATGAGCTTTAAAATAGCATAACTTTCTGACGGATTTGTTATATTTGTTAGTTTCAACAGCTTACAGCTAGACTCTCCACATTTATGCATTTCAGGTTTTCTTTCTATTGTAACACTTCcacttttttcttttctttgctattattattaattggCTTCAGAGTCTATATCAATAATGAagtcataatttttttttaaagtaaaagatTTTTTGATGAATTcgttaaacatttttaaagttcTCTGGTAATCACAAGCGAAAAATAAAGTGGAAGTAATACAATGAATGGAAAACCTAAAATACATAAATGTGGAGAATCTAGCAGCGAAAGCTAGCAATAAACTGCAATTCAGACTCATTTTGTTCGATTAATCGGAACCAGTTCCTCGCAAAAAGGCAATACTACTAATGTATATACTACACATAaatatcatagacctattaactatatactATAACCTATACTAACCTATATAACCTAAACTATACTATAACCTATTAGCTACATTAAGTATAGTTAATTggtctatctatatatatatttctcaaagtatgtcgtatgtgtgtaggttttccggctatagctattattagaacagctgagctggacaacaatgcagactcaaagtcatggcttacggtcattggaagcctaattttattaaatagcttagtggaattttccattggcagtatgccaggctactagctggaaaggtacagttgtttgacaaagttttaaaacctttacagttgatttcatttttttcttaatttatttcaactacacgacacacttctctcatgatatgtagtttgaaagttagaaaggcaaatgttgttatttgttaaatacaaatcaattttctgtccaaagtctcttctattacacgggcaacgccggttAGCACAGctaatgataaatatatatacgatGTAGCCAACATATGGGCGCATTACAGTCACATATGCAATATGTACTACCAATGCATATACTACAAATACCCAAATAATGCATAACCATATATTCAATATTAAGAAGGTACATTGTATGCCATACTTTCATATATGCAGCTTCTGTTTCAGCTATTGTCTTGTCAAATTCGTTTCGCTGTGCCATTTTCTTTGCTAAGCTTTCGTTGACCTTTGCCAGTCGTTCTGTAAGGATTCGAATGTCATTTTGTATGCGAGATTTTTCTTCTTCTTCAACTATCGTTTGCCGATGCAGCTCATCCCGCTTGGCACACAAGTCCTCGATGCCTGCAGAGAATGGAAAATACAACAAATAAGTAAACCTGCCATTGAtgtttctattttcttctttcacactatttttgatgtaactgatctgttgcatttttttgctgtgtTATTATCATTTTCTGCGAttttttgtattgtatcgtaacctttaatgtttttgatgtcctaagagcaaagcatataaagtgtttactttttgttttcttttttaatcctcatagataaaaaatttattaaagttaaacacGATCTACATCTACCtggttttatttataatatgcagtatacagtacagtttatggtgtaaaatgttaaaaaataaattaccgaagttgttaaatcgacttggaacggattaaaacttatacATATTAATTCTAATGAGAAAACCtgtttcagatctcgaacaactcggttttcgaccaaccttctggaacggattgtgttcgagaaccgaggctGCATTGTACtaaaataaatcaatatatgGACCTCTGCTAATTTTAATTGTAGCTATAATGCATAGCTTTCTGGCTTTAAGACGTGATAAGAGAGCTTAAGTTTAAAGGTTTATGGGAAATTCTATCGGCCGAATTAAGgtgtaaacacactaggcgattttatcgcgagcgtcatgaggagggcggagatatcgctagcgtgtgcataaacacacttgagcgattctctagcaaacgatataatggtcacgcccacaaactgccaataaaattccgtatcatcagtttcttcggagttgttaataaatttaggtcaatcaatatggcgccgtctaggcgacaacgtaaacaacttacgcatttgctattaaacctatctcactttcacggattgtacactgcctacactacaaggagacataagaaaaaacgattattgcatttttaactgtaacattttttactatttttatacatattttattttgtagtggttttttatatttaggcctaatgtattaaatatttaccgttctcaagatggtcaacccgcgcaacgattgactccaaatgttggttttcaacatggattttttgtaatttttgtttgttatggtgcacaggactgggagtgctattattaaatttatgaacaattcagtgctcgttctgaagatgtttcaatattaacaaaatagcaaattgtcgctgctgtacgttggtgaacatcgataagaaataattacccacCATAAAATggcattctggtaaaatccaaccaatcgaaatgcatctcgctagcgataaagttgtgcagagaaagtctaacgttatcgctctggatgagcacgctgggtgaattctagcgcagattagcgccacgcagcgcgatatcgctctaaatatcgcctagtgtgtttatacctttacaCATTTGCCGAAATAACAATTGTTAAAATTGCAAATTTTCAtctaaaaatgttgtttttgcCGAAAATTTAGAATATTAGTCAAAAACTAAAACCATTCagtcaaaaataataatatgggacaaaaatactattagttataatattaatagtaagCTTTCACTTATTaagtaaatttatatttaacttagtgttagtttagttttataattttgtacTAGCTCTAACAGCTAAACATATGTTATGTTCGGATTACTTGACCGTAAGAAAACTTCACACACAATTTTTATGCGCACGCAACTTTTTTTTCATAGAATTTTGtgacataataaaatatacttgcACAGCATATTGTGTGTTCCTTTGATTCAAGATCCAAGTTGCAATGAAAGCTAATTCGTTAATTGAAAGCTACGACAACTCTCCCAACATAcagatatttatttgttttttttatatatatgggtcatgatcacagaaaccatggttaagtcaggattgtaagatttggagttatctacattagcagaaagagaaaattctcacaattattttgcaaattttttttgattctagcttatttacagcagattttatggtcaataaactgaatgcgcgtttaccattagtgcgaaaacatagtttcgagaaaactggtgttaaagtttgagaaacgaaaactaatgcccaattttgtttacatttcaaaacgtcatagcaaccaatatcaagaggttgtgatattcatctagatttctgtgtttctattcaaaaaattatgctgaattcaaaaatctaaacagattttagctggttgtcacagaaatagctgtatatttataagaaaatgtattacttaattttgtagatatttaaaacggcttggcagtaccgtgaTATCGGGCACAACCAAATCATcagcaaaatctttaaaaaagtaacaacagTAACACATTGCACactatcggtcactatatactttgatcttagaaattcgaataattattcttataattaaatctgataataatcctataaaaccgaataattattcttatgattaaataatgtaataatcttttaagaattgttaggaaattatcatcgtcattccctttacttttactgctttgcaCTTCAGTTGGaacaccaaagtactcattacaagtgcccaaaatgtcagagttatctttaaaatcggcaaaaaagaaacgattatatttatcggacgccatttatctgtacttcctgtttagcttaGCAACAGTTTTAAGAGGGTTTTTCCGAGGGTtgaagacttctattggctaaactgatttcagattcagaaagatcactctttgattggtccagatgcacgtgttacaaaaatcgttaccaatattataaattcagtgggtgcaacttcaaagtcggataactcaacttcgtgatttgcgacttaaccatggtttctgtgaccgtgacacatatatatatataatgaaatcTTTTGAGATGGCACAATTTTGATGTTATAACTTGGTGTGCACTTTTGAAAAGTTGTAGCAAAGTGATAATGTAATAATCAAGTCCTTTGAAAAGTGTTCAACCTGAATTTGACTTGTAGCCTGCATAGACTTTCAACAATTATCATTTTGATTAAACGTCCACTTACTAACCAAAAGACAGAAaattactaaatatttttatttttcagaaaGTCTTTCATAGGTTGAAAGAAACATCCTTGTATGAACTATCAAATATTTGctgttaaaatttttttcaaattgtttttgGGCTGAGCAGTTTGTTGCTGCAAGATCACTATTAGTGCTGGTGcattgttgtatggaaatatcaCCAAAACAATATACAAACAGGGAGTGAAGCCCGACTACAAGATACACACCCAATACGCACTAACAACACGATGCCAAAAACTTCTTAAGATCCAATAATTGAAGAAGCGACCACAAGCAAATTAGAAATTCAATGGTGGAAGGAATTCATCACAGAAAATGAGTCAATCACCTGGCCAAAAAACCACCCAATAGACATTGGAAACGAATCAGATGATAATACGTATAAAGATCTGCCATCCTCTGCCAGACACAACCTAGATACCAAGAGTAAGTACGAGCTCTACCCTAGACATTTTACATCACATACACTAACTGGAGACTTACGCAAAAAAGATATCTTCACGCGTCTGACataaagcattgaaccttaacgCTCAACCTACTCCCCACAGGCTAGCCTTTCCACATGCTATACTACTATCAAAGAGAACAGCTGCAATGACTCTTTCTTCCTTTTCCCAAGGACCTGCAAagctctctctttttctcaaGGGCCTGCTGAAACACTCTTtcctctgcctgctgaggaaCTTATCTGTCCTGCATGTGGAGTTTCCTTTCTCGCACCACCTGTTGAAGCTTTTTCACCCATAGACTCATAACTGTTGTTTGACTGTCAAGGCTCGAAGCCGTACGGCACTGAGCAAACGAGTATGAatgaccgttcgagtaaggttgtaacattcattggcTAGTTcaaccttttgtcattaatattattgtgtttagaattttgttagctGTGTATTTTATAGTTTAGCCTAGGTTATGGAAGAAAAATTctttttactggtaaatatccgCCATGCTTATATTAGCTTAACGCCTTCACTAGTACcagaaccagtaataatcaaattagttcacacaagctaagcaaaagtgcacaaactaaacaatgtcaaaatagaaaaagatgacaaagcaaattcaatgCTGATGTTGTGTTCTAAATTCTCTCAAAACACACGTGACAACATCTGCGCAAAAGGCTTTAATTTTATAGCCAAATAAATACAGTTTTGCAGACAGAGTAGagaaaccatagatatagtaaaccctagattggcgaatagctatcattacaatggagcaaaagtgggCCTATAAATGACTGTTGTTCTCACGACGTTAGgtcgcagtgatgtgcatcacggCAACAGAGCTTTcagctgagcaatgagtttGGTAGTGAAACCATGCTTGTCCTACTAGTTTGTAAGtcataaatgttaaaataagaccaaattcttggtgaaatgtcatcagaggagactacaaAACCTAGATATGTGAACCCAcactaaacattttaaatacttgGTAAACCTAACCTTTGCATGTGTACTATACCATTGATTCACGTTGTGAGAAACTACTGAAAACAAACTAACTACCAACTCAACTGAACTTACTTGTCTTATCATGGTCTCATAACAATGAACATACATTCCTATGATTATTCTGAATTGAATGTGAAGAGAATGAATGCTTGGGAATATCAAAAGAGTGTctagactgattacaacaacaCATATTACAAGCTTGTCTCTCAGCTGATAGGGTTGTAATCTAGCTTGGCATGATTGATCAAATGccttttttgtctcattccaAGTAGGCCTAATGCAATGATATTGATTCTACTACATTTATTGCTAATGTTTAGGCTAAGAGAAATTCAAGCCCCAGCTGGTGCTGTGCCTAATGATGTTCAAGCAATCCTGAGAAATGCCAGGATCTGACGTTTCACCGCTTTCCAAATGAGAAACGATCTGTAACCCGTAATGCTTGAGTAAAAGTGGTGCGAAGACAGGATTGGACTCCAACATCAAGCTCTGTATTATGCAGCGGACATTTTGAGAAAGACTGCTACAAGGTTCTACCAGGTATTGGAAGAAAACCAAAGCTAAATTCTGACGCAATACCTACAATATTACCTACAGCTTATCCAACCTACCTTCAGCCAAAAGCTGTGAAAAGACGGACACCATCTATAAGAACAGAAAGCCTGCCAAAACGCGAAAGAACATCTTAGACAGCAGCCAGCACCATAATACCTGACCCTGAAAATACTACATTTGGTGATACTACTATCCATGATGATGAGCAACCTGCAGCTTCTGACAATTAGGACACACCTACAGCCTCAACAACAAGCTGCCAACGTGATGGTAGACCTAAACAGCCTGCTGTCACACGTAtctcaatattaaaaagaagaatCAAAACTCTACAGCAGAGAGTTATTAGTttcaatttctatttggtcactctttgtattatcaatgatatagaagcttctaaatcattggtattatccattaccatgtgtctaagatttttgcctttctcatccaaagtcagttctatatattatcaataaaatatagtctcacatgcacaaactatggaaaaatggAGCAGTTTTTTTAGtgtaagtcaataggagttcatagatcagctgattcgctttacacatcaccatgacgttgcatcatgctaattataggcctcacttgttctGATTATTCGCATATTTAGGGTTTACTATACCTATAAGAGAAACTGTCGAGAAACTTAAAATCATAACTAAAATGAGTTACTTGAGATCAGTGAGAATCACACGAATTACAAACAACAGCTTGCTCTTTTCCTTTTAAACTAAAGTTAGCGagtcaatgttttttgtcaAAAGATAATATTTGTTGAAAGCACCATAAAACTTACactcaaaattaaaaactacatTACATATACCAAACTTAAGTGAAATGTGTATCTAAACATTCAATATAGCTATCTCCGAATTTTTAAATAACAATTCTCAAATCAGTACGACTTCCATATTTTTACACTGCAAAATATAATGAATATGGTCGAATTGGTGAAACTAAATTTCTTGTTGCACCATCACGCAAGTTCTTGGGGCACCATCACGCACAGCAATACTAGATAATAGGTTAAAACTGAACAACGGGTTTACTCTTTTAACTTACATTTTACAAGTTCGTTGTTGTAGCTTTGCAAAGCTGCGCCTTGTTGGGACATTGCAGGAAACAACAGCTGACGTTTTAAACCAATTAATGTTGCAGAACGACGTAAAAATTTCCGCGAATACGTCAACACAAATTCAAATCTAAATTCGAAGCGGTTGTTGTCAACCAAACACAATGTCGCCGAGGAAGAATATGAAATATTGGAGACGGTAAAACACATCACTTGACGTCGAAAGTTGTTTGGTAGAGTTACACATTGCTATTTTCTAACATGTTCTATTACATGACACTTCATTGGTTGAAAAACGGAAACAGATTGGGATCTTTGCGCTTGCTTCAAAAGCAGCATCCGCTTTGTCGCCATAGACGCCTTTCACGCACTGGGATTGTACGCGGGTTTATCATTTTATGTTTACTTGCGAATATTTTCTCTTAAGGTATTTAGCTATCATAAGTGTTATGCTTGGTTTACAGAAAGTTATTTAACATTTTGAAATAAAAGCTTGCATATTATTTGCGCCCATACAAACATACGTAACTTTTTATTTTGACTTCCTCCCGTCGATGGTGTCAACGCTAAATGTATTATATAAGTTACATTAGTCTTTAACATAATTCGAAAAAATGCAATAAGTGGACATGTAGCAAAAGTTTATGAAACTCACCTGCATGTAACAACTTAGCACTATCTACGTCGAAACCCATATCAACTTCTTACCATTTCATCGTAGCTTTTTAATTTCCAAATCGACTGTTACTCttactctctccctctcttctttTTTAACACGTACAAGAGTTTGCGGCAAGGGATACGCCTCAGTGTTTTAACTTCTTTGCCAGCGCTGTTTAAAGTTTGGTTGCTATATTGACAACTAGTTTGCTATATTGGCGACTAGTTCGCTATATGAAGTTTGGGTTTTAATTCACGTACAGTTTTTGATTAAAAAACTCTTACAAAAGGTTTAAGTTTTTGCATATACTGTAGATGGGACACCTCTGGTTGTAGCTCTGGCGTTTTGAGTGTCTTAAGTTTTACTGTTCATCAATTCTTCATATGAGCCGATACGAGATGAATGATTTTTCTCCTTTGTTATAAGACTATGCAGAACGTTGTGTCTAATGTTGTAGCGCCATGATGCTAGAGTTtctagttttttctttcacttaCATTAAAAATGAATCGTACAGCTGTATTGTGAATATTCTTTGCACATTTTGTGTTTTCTTCGTGTATAAATAACTTTTGTTAGACTTAGGTTGTCGGTTATGGTGGTTAATGAATGTGGTTTGTTTTTTCTGGAGaaaaatatgggtcacatgatcagattatgactagatgattagaccaagctgaaacgaaactgtaaagtagcaagcctctatatttgataagggcttgctttccagtagaacccgaagtgtttgtcataaactagtgctaagaGGCATTTTATATTGAGATTTGTATTGGCCTTTTCATTTCATaagataacatcacgtgtctaAACACTAACCACATCAAGTtgaatacgtcatcaaaataagggGTTCCAACCTACAGCCTgttttttaactgttcgtttttgcgctactaagagcttgtaatcacatttctacatattttgcccctacaacacatcagagtaagacatggtgaaccttttgataccaaataactgtaatgtgatttttgtggCCAGTCAACCTCTAAAGACAAACTAATATTGCAGCATTATAAGAAATACTAAAAACTTTGCCTAAATACTAAAATAGTAGCGTTCATATACACTTCAATTGATGATGTcttcattatcatcatattattattcattactattatatatatacagtcaaacatggataactcgaacttcacgggaccgagcaaaagtgttcgaattatcagagcattcaagttatcagagcactgtcacaagtccatgtatttacttatttattagtagatacatgtacatatgcaaactataatataaa
Above is a genomic segment from Watersipora subatra chromosome 6, tzWatSuba1.1, whole genome shotgun sequence containing:
- the LOC137398631 gene encoding microtubule nucleation factor SSNA1-like: MSQQGAALQSYNNELVKCIEDLCAKRDELHRQTIVEEEEKSRIQNDIRILTERLAKVNESLAKKMAQRNEFDKTIAETEAAYMKILESSQTLLNVLKKESTTLKQHQ